The genomic stretch TCATTCTTCTCACTATTGTTCTTATTACCATTACCATTACTGTTGCCATTACCGTTGCCGTTGCCGTTACCATTACCTTTATCGGCATTTTTTTCTGGTTCTTTTGCAGGAGTACCCGGTCCTTCGTCTCCTCCTCCGCCTTCTTCCGGCACAGCATTCGATTTGATCTCAGGAATTTCTACATTGCCGTTCTTAGCGTCAAAGTATCCCACCTTGTAGGTTTCCACAAGCTCTCCATCCCGATAAACCGTTACATAACCATCCCGATTAGGTGCAAGCACGAGCGGAACGGAGAAGGTCTGTGCTTTATTAATCGTTTGGGTACCCCACTCCTGATTTTCCCCTCGAGCATCTGTATACACGACTCGAACTTTACTGTTCTTCCCTTCCTCACTAGGTGCAATAAGGAAAGCGAACGTATATTCAATCGTTTCCGGCGAATACCCGGTACTTACATAGATTGTAATTTCTGTACCTGGTGCAATGGAGGAGCCCGCGTCTACTGGCCACTGCTGTGTAACTTTTCCTTTTTCCACTTGAAAACTGGACTCTTCCTTGATTTCAGCAAGTTTTAAATTGTTATCTTCAATCAGTTTAACTGCTTCAGAACGTGATTTATTAATTAGATCAGGCATTAATATGAGTTCTGGGCCTTTGCTGACGGTAAGGATTATTTCAGCAGTATCTGGATCAAATTCGGCCCCTGGCGCAATCGACTGACTAATGACTGTCCCTACAACCGCATCACTGAAACTTTCTTCTTTTTTGATCTGATTATCATTTTTTATATTAAGAGCCAGCAGCTTTTGAACAGCGTCTTCGTAGTTTTCACCCGTTACATCCACCATTTGTTCTTGGGGCTTCTCAGCACCTATAGTTAGGTCAATTAAGGAACCTTTTTTAACAAGACTGCCTTCTGGTTTACTCTGTTTAAATACAATTCCAGGTTCGACTCCCACTTTGTATTCTGCAATGACTTCATCGACTTCGAGTCCACTGTCCGTAAGAAGCTTTCTCGCCGCATCTTCGTCTAAAGAAATGACATTCGGAACAGGTACATTCGGAACAACTAGCACTTTCTCTACATAAAAGACGACTCCAGCGAGAGCGATAAGGACAATGAGAGTTAAAGTTACCCAAAAAGTTGCCCGTTTCTTAGCTCTCTTATTTGGCTTTGCATTGTGATCAGCAGGTTCCGGATCAATCCTAGATGTATCTGTGTTTACAGCAGCATACTGTTCTGGTTTAATAGCTGGAATGACTCGCGTTTGATCAATATCAAACTCATCGTCAAACATCGCCTTCGGTTCCTGAAGCCGATCAGGAAACAAACAAGTCTCAAGATCGGTCTGCATCTCAAGAGCCGATTGATATCGCTCATTGGGATCTTTACGCATCGATTTGAGTATAATATTCTCAACACTTTGCGGAATCAGCGGATTCAGAAGTCTCGGTTCCTCAAAATCTTCTTGAAGATGTTTAAGGGCCACACTGATCGGACTTTCCCCTAAGAAAGGAAGCTGTCCTGTGAGCATTTGGTATAGAACAATACCAAGAGAGTATAGATCGGATTTTTCACCCGTCACTACCCCTTTAGCATGTTCAGGTGAAAAATAATGCACCGAACCTACGACAGAACCGGTTTGCGTTATTGTCGTAGACGTTACTGCCCGAGCAATTCCAAAGTCTGTCACTTTTACCCGGCCGTTTCTGCCTATCAAAATATTATGCGGCTTAATATCCCGATGAATAATCTGATTATGATGTGCATGATCCAGTGCATCCGCAATTTGGCAAGCGATTCTTACCGCTTCCTCTACTTGCAGCGGCGCACGTTCTTTAATAATCTCGTTTAAGTTCTGTCCTTCAATATATTCCATAACAATGTAATGAATTTCGTCTTCTTGCCCCACATCATAAATACTGACCACATTCGGGTGGGATAAAGAAGCAGCGGACTGGGCTTCTCTACGAAAACGTCTAATAAATTCTTCATCATGTACAAACTGTTGGCGAAGAACTTTGATTGCAACATTACGGTTCAGCAGAATATCTTGAGCCTTATAAACCAAGGCCATGCCGCCCCCGCCAATGCGTTCTATCACTTCATAACGACCGCCAAGCTGATGTCCGATCATACGTTACCCCCCTGTTCCTCGCCGCTAGCTACCGCTTCGGGCATTTCAAAAAGGGCAACCGTTATATTATCATCCCCGCCAGCAAGCAGTGCCAGCTGAAGCAGTCTTTCCGCCCGTTCAGACAGTAGAAGATCCGCTTGTCCGACAATCGTAAGAATCTGTTCACTGCTGACCATATTACTTAAGCCATCACTGCAAAGCATCAGCACATCTCCTGGTTTCATTTGGACAGAATAAAGATCTACATCTACTTCCTCATCTGTACCAAGTGCTCTCGTGACGACATTTTTAAGTGGATGCACTTGAACTTCTTCTTCACTGATCTGACCGTTTTTAAACAGCTCATTTACAAGAGTATGATCCTCCGTGAGCTGTACTACTTTATGATCCGATATCAGATAAGCTCTGCTGTCTCCAATATGACCTATAACCCCAGCCGAATCGCTCATCAGAACAGCAACAACAGTGGTCCCCATATTATGAAACTTTTCATTTTCTGCAGCCTGACGAAAAATCACCTCGTTCGCATGCAGA from Paenibacillus polygoni encodes the following:
- the pknB gene encoding Stk1 family PASTA domain-containing Ser/Thr kinase gives rise to the protein MIGHQLGGRYEVIERIGGGGMALVYKAQDILLNRNVAIKVLRQQFVHDEEFIRRFRREAQSAASLSHPNVVSIYDVGQEDEIHYIVMEYIEGQNLNEIIKERAPLQVEEAVRIACQIADALDHAHHNQIIHRDIKPHNILIGRNGRVKVTDFGIARAVTSTTITQTGSVVGSVHYFSPEHAKGVVTGEKSDLYSLGIVLYQMLTGQLPFLGESPISVALKHLQEDFEEPRLLNPLIPQSVENIILKSMRKDPNERYQSALEMQTDLETCLFPDRLQEPKAMFDDEFDIDQTRVIPAIKPEQYAAVNTDTSRIDPEPADHNAKPNKRAKKRATFWVTLTLIVLIALAGVVFYVEKVLVVPNVPVPNVISLDEDAARKLLTDSGLEVDEVIAEYKVGVEPGIVFKQSKPEGSLVKKGSLIDLTIGAEKPQEQMVDVTGENYEDAVQKLLALNIKNDNQIKKEESFSDAVVGTVISQSIAPGAEFDPDTAEIILTVSKGPELILMPDLINKSRSEAVKLIEDNNLKLAEIKEESSFQVEKGKVTQQWPVDAGSSIAPGTEITIYVSTGYSPETIEYTFAFLIAPSEEGKNSKVRVVYTDARGENQEWGTQTINKAQTFSVPLVLAPNRDGYVTVYRDGELVETYKVGYFDAKNGNVEIPEIKSNAVPEEGGGGDEGPGTPAKEPEKNADKGNGNGNGNGNGNSNGNGNKNNSEKNDNKGNNGENGNNKNDDQGDGQGDEDPSDNEDGDE
- a CDS encoding Stp1/IreP family PP2C-type Ser/Thr phosphatase, which translates into the protein MMNTVHVSHVGRVRSVNEDSAWVRQLDQGYILGIVADGMGGHLAGDTASRLAVETVSQDLSGLETELPLSTLSAALSDAILHANEVIFRQAAENEKFHNMGTTVVAVLMSDSAGVIGHIGDSRAYLISDHKVVQLTEDHTLVNELFKNGQISEEEVQVHPLKNVVTRALGTDEEVDVDLYSVQMKPGDVLMLCSDGLSNMVSSEQILTIVGQADLLLSERAERLLQLALLAGGDDNITVALFEMPEAVASGEEQGGNV